A genomic segment from candidate division KSB1 bacterium encodes:
- a CDS encoding thioredoxin family protein — MAHISKEDREYLKKEFSKMTRPVKLVFFTQQFECQYCQLTRELLTELSELSDKIKVEIYDFVKDEAKVKHYDIKRIPAIVVEGEKDYGIRFYGVPAGYEFSTLIEDIIDVSNGASFLSKETKEALKKLSKPVHIQVFVTLTCPYCPRAVRMAHMMAMESDLVTGDMIEASEFPQLSNKYFVSAVPKVVINEEVEFEGALPEKNYLEKVLEAEGVAMKS; from the coding sequence ATGGCTCATATTTCAAAGGAAGATCGGGAATATTTGAAAAAGGAATTCTCGAAAATGACCCGACCAGTGAAGCTGGTATTTTTTACCCAGCAGTTTGAATGTCAGTATTGTCAACTGACGCGAGAATTGTTGACTGAGTTATCGGAGTTATCAGATAAAATTAAAGTTGAGATTTATGATTTTGTCAAGGACGAAGCCAAGGTGAAGCATTACGATATCAAACGGATCCCAGCGATTGTCGTGGAAGGTGAGAAGGATTATGGGATTCGCTTTTACGGCGTTCCGGCCGGATATGAATTCAGCACCCTGATTGAAGACATTATCGACGTATCCAACGGAGCGAGCTTTTTGTCCAAGGAAACGAAAGAAGCACTAAAAAAGCTCAGCAAACCAGTGCACATTCAGGTGTTTGTGACGTTGACTTGTCCATATTGCCCGCGGGCGGTACGGATGGCCCACATGATGGCAATGGAAAGTGATTTGGTGACGGGCGATATGATTGAGGCGTCGGAATTTCCGCAATTGTCCAATAAATATTTCGTCTCTGCGGTGCCCAAGGTAGTCATCAACGAAGAAGTTGAGTTTGAGGGAGCATTGCCCGAAAAGAATTATTTGGAGAAAGTGCTCGAGGCGGAAGGCGTGGCCATGAAATCGTAG
- a CDS encoding sigma-70 family RNA polymerase sigma factor — MNKAEENEDHALIELCQRGDKASFGKLVEKYMQRAYFTALGLIGDHEIALDLSQDAFVRAYRSIHKFVPEQNFFTWYYQILRNLCFNYWRDHARHARSFSEIGALDIETIVDTDQNSEKLAEQNEMKQALWQAMNELKPHEREIIVLKDFQELTYQQIAEALNCPIGTVMSRLFTARKALKQKLERFFND, encoded by the coding sequence ATGAACAAGGCCGAAGAAAACGAAGATCACGCGCTCATCGAACTTTGCCAGCGTGGCGATAAAGCCAGCTTCGGAAAATTGGTCGAAAAATACATGCAGCGCGCCTATTTTACCGCTCTGGGATTGATCGGCGATCATGAGATCGCCCTAGATCTCTCCCAGGATGCTTTTGTTCGCGCCTACCGCTCCATTCACAAATTCGTACCAGAGCAAAATTTTTTTACCTGGTATTATCAGATTTTGAGAAATCTATGTTTCAATTATTGGCGCGATCATGCACGCCACGCTCGCTCGTTTTCTGAGATTGGTGCTCTTGATATCGAGACAATTGTCGATACCGATCAGAATTCAGAGAAGCTCGCAGAACAAAACGAAATGAAGCAAGCGCTGTGGCAAGCCATGAATGAGCTAAAGCCACATGAGCGGGAGATCATCGTTTTAAAAGATTTTCAGGAACTCACATATCAGCAGATCGCCGAGGCGCTAAACTGCCCGATTGGGACAGTGATGTCGCGGCTGTTTACAGCCCGAAAGGCTTTGAAGCAAAAATTGGAGCGGTTCTTCAATGACTAA
- a CDS encoding YbjQ family protein: MIVVSSSTVAGKKIVKTLGLVKGNTIRARHIGHDIMAVFKNIVGGEIEEYTKLMAEAREQALDRMIKQAEELGANAIVDTRFSTSYIMGAASEILVFGTAVVVE, from the coding sequence ATGATCGTCGTTAGCTCCAGTACCGTTGCTGGAAAGAAAATTGTCAAAACACTGGGATTGGTCAAGGGAAATACGATTCGCGCCAGACATATCGGACACGACATCATGGCGGTATTTAAAAATATCGTCGGGGGTGAAATCGAAGAATATACAAAATTGATGGCTGAGGCCCGGGAACAGGCCCTGGATCGCATGATTAAGCAAGCAGAAGAATTGGGTGCCAATGCCATTGTCGATACCAGGTTCTCCACCAGCTATATCATGGGAGCTGCATCTGAAATCCTTGTCTTTGGCACGGCTGTGGTGGTTGAATAA